One Devosia lacusdianchii genomic window carries:
- a CDS encoding circularly permuted type 2 ATP-grasp protein — protein sequence MEMRNQKRGKPPAGPSIIADYRLQPGVPDEMIDRNGNIRPGWSALMSAFDKLGPTELAARFERADQYLRDAGVFYRKYDGAEGRERDWPLAHVPLLIDENDWSRISAGLIQRAELLETVIDDVYGDNTLVQQGLLPPELIARNGEFLRPLVGVKPASGHYLHFCAFELGRGPDGAWWVLGDRTQAPSGAGFALENRVATTRALSDIYADMNVQRLAGFFRGFRDQLFAQAKRDGGRVGILTPGQLNETYFEHAYIARYLGLMLLEGEDLVVEDGNVMVRTVAGLRPVSVLWRRMDASFVDPLELRYDSRIGTPGMVEALRHGSISMINALGTGLLETRALAAFMPRLAQKLLGTDLLLPEIATWWCGQPSEQQHVIANFDKLMIGPAFATALPFDDQRGTMLGSAIPAEQKAALLERMLNNGADYVGQEQVQLSTAPVYVDGKLQPRPITLRVYAARTDQGWTIMPGGFARVGSTSDTSAIAMQRGGQAADVWVLSTKPVEQVSLLPQDGQKLVRNSPGSLPSRAADNLIWLGRYAERCEATVRILRAYNARLAELSKSDLPILTHCADFLETIDVDATDAMPQGLLASIDSAVHSASQIRDRFSPDGWLALNDLQKTAQRFAARIRPGDDATRAMTVLLRKLAGFSGLVHENMYRFAGWRFLELGRRLERAIQIARVTAWLTDTDAPDGSLEMLLEIGDSVMSHRRRYSVSAGTQSATDLLVLDPLNPRSVQFQITELRAQIEMLPGGIDDGILSPAAKAALQIETDLRIAVAAEMTPERLDKLAADIGMLSGLVAAAYFV from the coding sequence ATGGAAATGCGGAATCAAAAGCGCGGAAAACCTCCGGCCGGTCCCAGCATCATTGCTGACTACCGGCTGCAGCCGGGCGTCCCCGACGAGATGATCGACCGGAACGGCAATATCCGTCCCGGCTGGTCCGCGCTGATGTCTGCCTTCGACAAGCTCGGCCCCACCGAGCTTGCCGCCCGCTTCGAGCGGGCTGACCAATACCTGCGCGATGCCGGCGTATTCTACCGCAAATACGATGGCGCCGAGGGCCGCGAGCGCGATTGGCCGCTGGCGCATGTGCCGCTGCTGATCGACGAGAACGACTGGTCGCGCATCAGCGCCGGCCTCATCCAGCGCGCCGAACTGCTCGAAACCGTCATTGACGACGTCTATGGCGACAATACCCTCGTGCAACAGGGCCTGCTGCCGCCCGAACTCATTGCCCGCAATGGCGAGTTCCTGCGGCCGCTTGTCGGCGTCAAACCCGCCAGCGGCCATTACCTGCATTTCTGCGCGTTCGAGCTGGGCCGCGGCCCCGATGGCGCCTGGTGGGTGCTGGGCGACCGCACACAGGCACCGTCAGGCGCCGGCTTCGCGCTCGAGAACCGCGTCGCCACCACCCGCGCGCTCAGCGACATCTATGCCGATATGAATGTGCAGCGGCTGGCCGGCTTCTTCCGCGGCTTCCGCGACCAGCTCTTTGCCCAGGCGAAACGCGACGGCGGACGCGTCGGCATCCTGACACCCGGCCAGCTCAACGAAACCTATTTCGAGCACGCCTATATCGCCCGCTACCTGGGCCTGATGTTGCTCGAAGGCGAGGACCTCGTTGTCGAAGACGGCAATGTCATGGTGCGAACGGTCGCCGGACTGCGACCGGTCAGCGTGCTCTGGCGGCGCATGGATGCGTCCTTCGTCGATCCGCTCGAACTGCGCTACGACAGCCGCATCGGCACGCCCGGCATGGTCGAGGCCCTGCGCCACGGCTCCATCTCGATGATCAACGCGCTGGGTACGGGCCTGCTCGAAACCCGGGCGCTTGCCGCCTTCATGCCGCGCCTGGCTCAGAAACTGCTCGGTACCGACCTGTTGCTGCCCGAGATCGCGACCTGGTGGTGCGGCCAGCCCAGCGAGCAGCAGCACGTCATCGCCAATTTCGACAAGCTTATGATCGGGCCCGCCTTCGCCACGGCCCTGCCCTTCGACGATCAGCGCGGCACCATGCTGGGTTCCGCCATTCCAGCCGAGCAGAAGGCCGCGCTGCTCGAACGCATGCTGAACAACGGCGCCGATTATGTGGGCCAGGAACAGGTCCAGCTTTCCACCGCTCCTGTTTATGTCGATGGCAAGTTGCAACCGCGTCCGATCACCCTGCGGGTCTATGCCGCCCGCACCGATCAGGGTTGGACCATCATGCCAGGCGGTTTCGCCCGCGTCGGCTCCACATCGGATACCTCAGCCATCGCCATGCAGCGCGGCGGCCAGGCGGCTGACGTCTGGGTGCTGTCCACCAAGCCTGTCGAGCAGGTATCGCTGCTGCCGCAGGACGGCCAGAAACTCGTCCGCAACTCGCCCGGCAGCCTGCCGAGCCGCGCCGCCGACAATCTCATCTGGCTGGGTCGCTACGCCGAGCGCTGCGAGGCCACGGTTCGCATCCTGCGCGCCTACAATGCGCGGTTGGCCGAGCTCAGCAAGTCCGACCTGCCCATTCTTACGCACTGCGCCGATTTCCTCGAGACTATCGATGTCGACGCCACCGACGCCATGCCGCAAGGCCTGCTCGCGTCCATCGACAGCGCCGTGCACAGCGCGAGCCAGATCCGCGACCGCTTCTCGCCCGATGGCTGGCTAGCCCTCAACGATCTGCAAAAGACCGCCCAGCGCTTTGCCGCGCGCATCCGTCCCGGCGATGATGCGACCCGCGCTATGACCGTGCTGCTGCGCAAGCTCGCCGGCTTTTCCGGTCTCGTGCATGAAAACATGTATCGCTTCGCCGGCTGGCGCTTCCTCGAACTTGGCCGCCGTCTTGAACGTGCCATCCAGATCGCCCGCGTCACCGCCTGGCTGACCGACACGGACGCACCCGATGGCTCGCTCGAAATGCTGCTGGAAATCGGCGACAGCGTCATGTCGCATCGGCGCCGTTACTCGGTAAGCGCCGGCACGCAAAGCGCCACCGATCTGCTGGTGCTTGATCCGCTCAATCCGCGCTCGGTGCAGTTCCAGATCACCGAACTGCGTGCCCAGATCGAGATGCTGCCCGGCGGCATCGACGACGGCATCCTGTCGCCGGCCGCCAAGGCGGCGCTGCAGATCGAAACCGACCTGCGCATAGCCGTCGCCGCGGAGATGACACCCGAACGCCTCGATAAGCTCGCCGCCGATATCGGCATGCTGTCCGGCCTCGTGGCCGCGGCATATTTCGTGTAG
- a CDS encoding transglutaminase family protein — MLYDVRLELSYDYDAPVHGGRHLIRVVPATVPGVQRVVAASLSFEPRPQRESTFTDFFGNSATAITFVTPHEKLDVRLTARVQVEDLHPPADLSPSRGNLQAEITRFWSVEPDSPHHFLAASPRVQVVPAITAYVEAITADTQSVMAAATALCMGIHRDFAYDPKATDVETKPAEAFALRKGVCQDFAHVMIAGLRGIGIPAGYVSGFLRTNPPPGKPRLEGADAMHAWVRAWCGQHVGWVEFDPTNAMIAGPDHISIGHGRDYADISPIIGVLKTHGSHEAKQSVDVIRVE; from the coding sequence ATGCTCTACGATGTCCGCCTCGAACTGAGCTACGACTACGACGCCCCCGTGCATGGCGGGCGCCATCTGATCCGCGTCGTGCCGGCCACGGTGCCCGGTGTACAGCGCGTCGTCGCCGCCAGCCTGTCGTTCGAGCCGCGCCCACAGCGCGAAAGCACCTTCACCGACTTCTTCGGCAATTCGGCGACGGCTATCACCTTCGTCACGCCGCATGAGAAGCTCGATGTCCGCCTCACCGCCCGGGTGCAGGTAGAGGACCTCCACCCACCCGCCGACCTATCGCCATCCCGCGGCAACCTTCAGGCGGAAATCACCCGCTTCTGGTCGGTTGAACCCGATAGCCCCCACCACTTCCTCGCCGCCTCGCCGCGCGTGCAAGTGGTACCGGCCATTACCGCTTACGTGGAGGCGATCACCGCCGACACCCAATCGGTCATGGCCGCCGCGACCGCCCTGTGCATGGGCATCCATCGCGACTTCGCTTACGACCCCAAGGCAACCGATGTCGAGACCAAGCCGGCCGAGGCCTTCGCACTGCGCAAGGGCGTCTGCCAGGACTTTGCCCATGTCATGATTGCCGGCCTGCGCGGCATCGGCATCCCGGCCGGCTATGTGTCCGGCTTCCTGCGCACCAATCCCCCGCCCGGCAAGCCACGCCTCGAAGGCGCCGATGCCATGCATGCGTGGGTGCGGGCCTGGTGCGGCCAGCATGTCGGCTGGGTCGAGTTCGACCCCACCAATGCGATGATCGCCGGGCCCGATCACATCTCGATCGGTCATGGCCGCGACTATGCCGATATTTCTCCGATCATCGGCGTATTGAAGACCCATGGCTCGCACGAAGCCAAGCAATCGGTCGACGTCATCAGGGTCGAATAA
- a CDS encoding DUF3309 family protein, translating into MGLGTILIIILILLLIGALPNWGYSRGFGYFPSGILGVVLVVILILVLMGRI; encoded by the coding sequence ATGGGTCTCGGTACAATTCTCATCATCATTCTAATCTTGCTGTTGATCGGCGCGCTACCCAACTGGGGCTATTCGCGCGGCTTCGGCTACTTCCCATCCGGCATCCTCGGCGTGGTGCTGGTGGTGATCCTCATTCTCGTGCTGATGGGACGCATCTAG
- a CDS encoding DUF883 family protein: MATTSDLAPTRRKASGTASRASSTKPREEQLEDQVAQLQADLKAIAATLAKLSSEKVNEVRTVAKDEVRHLQRQGQDVIEDVQEQAGALEKQLKDTIREKPLTAVASAVGIGFILALLSRR; the protein is encoded by the coding sequence ATGGCTACCACTTCAGATCTCGCCCCCACGCGCCGCAAGGCATCGGGCACCGCCAGCCGTGCAAGCAGCACCAAACCCCGCGAGGAGCAGCTTGAGGATCAGGTTGCCCAGCTTCAGGCCGACCTGAAGGCCATTGCCGCGACGCTGGCCAAGCTCAGCAGCGAAAAGGTCAACGAGGTCCGCACCGTGGCCAAGGACGAAGTGCGCCATCTCCAGCGTCAGGGCCAGGACGTCATCGAGGACGTGCAGGAACAGGCCGGTGCGCTGGAAAAGCAACTCAAGGACACGATCCGCGAAAAGCCCCTGACCGCCGTGGCGAGCGCAGTCGGCATAGGCTTCATTCTGGCTCTGCTGTCGCGGCGCTAG
- a CDS encoding sensor histidine kinase, with protein MTDVGAPLPDQVRAVVDDPARLDALAALDVLDGEPDSDFERLGRTAAHIFKTEFALVTLVGKERQWFRACFGVQGLEHTATDVSFCAHTIALPGDEAMVVLDAAKDDRFADNPLVTGWPHIRFYAGAPIIIAGQKLGSVCVLSANPRDAVDPDLLTQLGDLAGLAAALFALKDEARVRARTAAALLREEWRHALTLEAGKVGSWVWDIRSGEVACNDTFRRMYELPEAGPIRVEQVLEATHPADRATVQAGITASLDDGVDYSAEARVATSGRWLTMRGRVYQRDAEGKPLIMMGASIDVTESKQSAEQTRLLLRELNHRVKNTLAMIQSVARQTIRQNPDPVAFIEAFSGRLRTISDAHVLLADRDWSGVQLYEVLASQLGPNFITNPDRAEVRGPDVMLPADHALGLGLILHELTTNAHRYGAWASDEGVVNIQWEVKAFPQRGLSLHWREHGGPPVERPQEHGLGARLIERSLAKVLDSEVKLDFPPEGVVAKVWLPLPAESG; from the coding sequence GTGACAGATGTAGGAGCTCCGCTCCCGGACCAGGTCCGGGCGGTTGTGGACGATCCGGCGCGCCTTGATGCGCTTGCCGCGCTCGACGTGCTTGACGGCGAGCCCGATAGCGATTTTGAACGGCTTGGCCGGACGGCGGCACATATCTTCAAGACAGAATTTGCGCTGGTGACGTTGGTCGGCAAGGAACGCCAGTGGTTCCGGGCCTGCTTTGGCGTGCAGGGCCTTGAGCACACCGCCACCGACGTCTCCTTTTGCGCTCATACGATAGCGCTGCCTGGTGACGAGGCCATGGTCGTGCTCGATGCGGCCAAGGATGACCGTTTCGCCGATAATCCTCTGGTGACGGGATGGCCGCATATCCGGTTCTATGCCGGGGCGCCGATCATCATTGCCGGGCAGAAGCTGGGCTCGGTCTGCGTGCTGAGCGCCAACCCGCGCGACGCCGTCGATCCGGATCTGTTGACTCAACTCGGGGATCTGGCGGGCCTGGCGGCGGCGCTGTTTGCGCTCAAGGACGAAGCCAGGGTGCGGGCGCGCACCGCCGCCGCTTTGCTGCGCGAGGAGTGGCGCCACGCGCTGACCCTTGAGGCCGGCAAGGTCGGGAGCTGGGTGTGGGATATCCGCAGTGGCGAGGTGGCCTGCAACGACACGTTCCGGCGCATGTACGAATTGCCGGAAGCCGGACCCATCCGGGTCGAGCAGGTTCTGGAAGCAACCCATCCGGCCGACCGCGCCACCGTGCAGGCCGGGATTACGGCCAGCCTCGACGATGGCGTAGATTACAGCGCCGAAGCGCGGGTGGCGACCTCAGGACGCTGGTTGACCATGCGCGGCCGCGTCTATCAGCGCGATGCCGAGGGCAAGCCACTGATCATGATGGGCGCCAGCATCGACGTCACCGAAAGCAAGCAAAGCGCCGAGCAGACGCGGCTGCTGCTGCGCGAACTCAATCACCGGGTGAAGAACACGCTGGCCATGATCCAGTCGGTAGCCCGGCAGACGATCCGGCAGAACCCGGACCCCGTTGCCTTCATCGAGGCGTTCTCGGGCCGGTTGCGCACCATTTCGGATGCGCATGTGCTGCTGGCCGACCGCGACTGGTCCGGTGTGCAGCTCTACGAAGTGCTGGCCTCGCAACTCGGGCCGAACTTCATCACCAACCCTGACCGGGCCGAGGTGCGCGGACCCGATGTGATGCTGCCGGCCGACCATGCCCTTGGCCTGGGGTTGATCCTGCACGAACTCACCACCAATGCGCATCGCTATGGTGCCTGGGCCAGCGACGAGGGCGTCGTCAATATCCAATGGGAGGTGAAAGCCTTTCCGCAGCGTGGCCTGTCGCTCCATTGGCGTGAGCATGGTGGGCCGCCGGTCGAGCGGCCGCAGGAACACGGGCTGGGGGCGCGCCTGATCGAGCGGAGCCTGGCGAAAGTACTGGACAGCGAGGTGAAGCTCGACTTCCCGCCGGAAGGCGTGGTCGCCAAGGTCTGGCTGCCATTACCGGCGGAAAGTGGCTGA